In one window of Plasmodium sp. gorilla clade G2 genome assembly, contig: PADLG01_00_20, whole genome shotgun sequence DNA:
- a CDS encoding serine repeat antigen 4, putative, which produces MMMIKKKELLDFENVNNDLKSELLNYCNLLKEVDMNNLLKDHELGNEEDIFNNLTKLLEEYKEENDNVLYHKMKNEALCLKNVNDWMKNKTGLVLPQLTYDLTDENNDFTEVTQNKNYTSENIVDKLYCNNEYCNRLKDHNNCVSKINVEDQKNCALSWAFASKYHLETIKCMKGYEPVNTSALYVANCVFLQTVEEKGFLPTELNYPYDQSKVGDVCPEVQNDWDNAFENAKVLDYNNEPFSLGTKGYTAYESEHFEDNMDLFIDMVKREVQNKGSVIAYVKAENVLGYELKRKEGSKFMW; this is translated from the exons atgatgatgataaaaaaaaaagaattattagatTTTGAAAATGTGAATAATGATTTAAAAtctgaattattaaattattgtaatttattaaaagaagtaGATATGAATAATCTTTTGAAAGATCATGAATTAGgaaatgaagaagatatatttaataacttAACAAAATTGTTAGAGgaatataaagaagaaaatgataatgttctttatcataaaatgaaaaatgaagCATTGtgtttaaaaaatgtaaatgactggatgaaaaataaaacaggATTAGTATTACCACAATTAACATATGATTTAACAGATGAAAACAATGATTTTACAGAGGTcacacaaaataaaaattatacttCTGAAAATATTGTAGATAAATTATATTGTAATAATGAATATTGTAATAGATTAAAAGATCATAATAATTGTGTATCCAAAATAAATGTAGAAGATCAAAAGAATTGTGCCTTATCATGGGCTTTTGCATCTAAATATCATTTAGAAACTATTAAATGTATGAAAGGATACGAACCTGTAAATACATCTGCTTTATATGTTGCAAACTGtg TATTCTTACAAACAGTTGAAGAAAAGGGATTCTTACCAACAGAATTAAATTATCCATATGATCAATCTAAAGTTGGAGATGTATGTCCAGAAGTACAAAATGACTGGGATAATGCATTTGAAAATGCTAAAGTATTAGATTATAACAATGAACCATTTTCTTTAGGCACCAAAGGATATACTGCATATGAAAGTGAACATTTTGAGGATAATATGGATTTATTTATAGATATGGTAAAGAGGGAAGTACAAAATAAAGGTTCAGTTATTGCTTATGTAAAAGCTGAAAATGTCTTAGGATATGAATTAAAACGGAAAGAAGGTTCAAAATTTATGTGGTGA
- a CDS encoding serine repeat antigen 4, putative, whose translation MMKVRKKSYWLVRNSWGKYWGDDGYFKVDMYGPSNCENNFIHSVVVFNVDLPVNENFDKKEHDIYNYYLKNSPEFYQNLYYKTFNSNKEETSMNNNSYVYGQDTPPPQNQPSVSGAQHQTESSDSGRQQTTSSGTGAQPTGSSLTETQGGSQVSGVVQGPRSSSQGVQQVSGPSSKEGSPPGAAETKGTETTVSTAEGSSGVSAPAKEDTTAEKIQIMHVLKHIKNSTVKRGLVKYDHEFEVGDNSCSRTTSKNPDNYEECVNICKEKWYDCRGTPVPGYCLSAFDKKNECDFCYV comes from the coding sequence atgatgaaGGTGAGAAAAAAATCTTATTGGCTTGTAAGAAATAGCTGGGGTAAATATTGGGGAGATGATGGTTACTTTAAAGTTGATATGTATGGACCATCAAACTGTGAAAATAATTTCATCCACAGTGTAGTAGTATTTAATGTTGATTTACCTGTAAATGAAAACTTCGATAAAAAAGAgcatgatatatataattactacTTGAAGAATTCTCCAGAATTCTATCAAAACctttattataaaacatttaattCAAATAAAGAGGAAACATCTATGAATAACAATTCTTATGTTTATGGTCAAGATACACCACCACCACAAAATCAACCATCAGTAAGTGGAGCACAACATCAGACAGAATCATCTGATAGTGGAAGACAACAGACAACATCATCAGGTACTGGAGCACAACCAACAGGATCATCATTAACTGAAACTCAAGGAGGATCGCAAGTAAGTGGAGTTGTACAAGGACCAAGATCATCCTCACAAGGAGTGCAACAAGTATCAGGGCCTTCATCAAAAGAAGGATCACCACCAGGAGCTGCAGAAACAAAAGGAACAGAAACTACAGTATCAACTGCAGAAGGATCATCAGGAGTATCAGCTCCTGCCAAGGAAGATACAACCGCAGAAAAGATCCAAATAATGCATGTATTGAAACATATAAAGAATAGTACAGTTAAAAGAGGTTTAGTTAAATATGATCATGAATTTGAAGTAGGAGATAATTCTTGTTCAAGAACTACTTCAAAAAATCCAGATAATTATGAAGAATGTGTAAACATTTGCAAAGAAAAGTGGTATGATTGTAGAGGAACACCTGTTCCTGGATATTGTTTAAGTGCTTTtgataagaaaaatgaaTGTGATTTCTGTTATGTATAA